A genomic window from Litoreibacter janthinus includes:
- a CDS encoding adenine phosphoribosyltransferase produces MPNSKQVKDYIRTIPNFPHEGIMFRDVTTLFLDARGFRMAVDQLLHPYAGQRFDKVAGLEARGFIMGGAIAHQLSTGFVPIRKKGKLPGKTIEQSYQLEYGEATMELHEDSLQPGEKVLLVDDLLATGGTAEAGIKLIEKLGAEVIGCSFIIDLPDLGGRAKLEAMGQSVHVLCEFEGD; encoded by the coding sequence ATGCCAAATTCCAAGCAGGTCAAAGACTACATTCGCACCATCCCGAACTTCCCCCATGAGGGGATCATGTTCCGCGATGTCACCACCCTGTTTCTGGACGCGCGCGGCTTTCGCATGGCGGTCGATCAGTTGCTTCACCCCTATGCGGGCCAGCGCTTCGACAAGGTCGCAGGGCTAGAAGCGCGCGGCTTCATCATGGGCGGCGCGATTGCTCACCAGTTGTCCACGGGCTTTGTCCCGATCCGCAAGAAGGGCAAGCTGCCCGGCAAAACCATCGAGCAGAGCTACCAGCTTGAATATGGCGAGGCGACGATGGAGCTGCACGAAGACAGCCTTCAGCCCGGTGAAAAAGTGCTTCTTGTCGACGATCTGCTGGCCACGGGCGGCACCGCCGAGGCGGGCATCAAACTGATCGAAAAGCTGGGTGCGGAAGTCATTGGCTGCAGCTTCATCATCGACCTGCCCGATCTGGGCGGCCGCGCCAAGCTGGAGGCGATGGGCCAATCCGTCCACGTGTTATGCGAATTCGAAGGCGATTAG